A part of Aegilops tauschii subsp. strangulata cultivar AL8/78 chromosome 2, Aet v6.0, whole genome shotgun sequence genomic DNA contains:
- the LOC109782654 gene encoding flowering-promoting factor 1-like protein 5: MAAGGVWVFKNGVMELEQEATSRKALVYMPANETMRSLEALERRLGSLGWERYYEDRAIVQLHKRGGVDLISLPRDFSRLRSTHMYDVVVKNRDHFKVVDL; the protein is encoded by the coding sequence ATGGCGGCGGGAGGCGTGTGGGTGTTCAAGAACGGGGTGATGGAGCTGGAGCAGGAGGCGACGAGCCGGAAGGCGCTGGTGTACATGCCGGCGAACGAGACGATGAGGTCGCTGGAGGCGCTGGAGCGGCGGCTGGGGTCGCTGGGGTGGGAGCGCTACTACGAGGACCGCGCCATCGTGCAGCTCCACAAGCGCGGCGGTGTCGACCTCATCTCCCTTCCCCGGGACTTCTCCCGGCTCCGCTCCACCCACATGTATGATGTCGTCGTCAAGAACCGCGACCACTTCAAGGTCGTGGACCTCTAG